From a region of the Flavobacterium branchiarum genome:
- a CDS encoding DEAD/DEAH box helicase family protein, whose product MQIKLEELKYQEVAIQSIVKVFDGNIKNTFDNACFDGIRSNNCTLLDEQILENKKEVLIENGIEENTAKISEDRELTIEMETGTGKTLVYVKTICELYKHYAFTKFIILVPSVAIRQGVLKTLKTFDKQLEDIYGFIPKSFEYNSKKLSKVTNFIEEQHPQIMIMTLASFNSEDKILNQAKREDLFANVPFIEAIGRTNPIIVMDEPQEGMDTVNSVKQIAKLNPLFKLRYSATHKIVKNLIYRLTPYDSYKQGLVKKIEVLTVTEKNDEATLKLELTEIQNGKNPIRAKIKAWHQSANGKIEFKETKWLKDGDNLGAITNNPSYLKYRIERINKSLRTQKWSVTFTNGTQIFEKQTSGNIESIWALQLEWLIIRHFTKKQKLQVQDIKCLSLIFIDKVANYVSDEPIIKNLFIEKYKTLYPEFHDGKIPSNEHIEGIQGFYFAKTGKGEFTDNETSMRKNSDVFDAILKDKEELLSYGDSVANKIEFIFSHSALGVGWDNPNIFNIATLNNSYSEIKKRQEIGRGLRIAVNQNGQRVYDALDVAEEKRVNQLTVIPNETYETFVTQYQEEIKEVYGTAQAGAGMSHTHKGKPQNEVRFKRNQNETINQAFKRFWKALARKTNFSVAFNEQALIARSIEALNAISIADYQAEVSSRTIGNISESGIQDEFAGKETYKLKAFYTPLDLVEELSENTGLSYNSLFEIVKQLTNHEDFAKNPPQYIHQSANLIKNIELEEMLRGLDYHLTNETFPFEFDDFVKNINDSGYVDTPQKGVFDKMLIDSDVERKFAVGADRDDELICFLKLPSYYKIPTPIGEYEPDFGIVMKRKQLKDGKESEFYFVIETKGTNDINDKKALKESEVYKILCAVKHFNALGVDVKYKAPVKDYMFFKDESVKDINAITEK is encoded by the coding sequence ATGCAAATAAAATTAGAAGAACTCAAGTATCAGGAAGTTGCCATTCAATCGATTGTTAAAGTATTTGATGGCAATATCAAAAACACATTTGACAATGCTTGTTTTGATGGTATTCGCTCTAATAATTGTACCCTACTTGATGAACAGATTTTAGAGAATAAGAAGGAAGTTTTAATAGAAAATGGAATCGAAGAAAATACAGCAAAGATTTCGGAGGACAGAGAGCTAACAATTGAAATGGAAACAGGGACAGGTAAAACACTAGTCTATGTTAAAACCATTTGCGAGCTATATAAACATTATGCTTTTACAAAATTTATCATTCTAGTACCATCAGTTGCCATCCGTCAGGGTGTTTTAAAGACATTAAAAACATTTGATAAGCAATTGGAAGATATTTACGGCTTTATTCCAAAATCATTTGAGTACAATAGTAAAAAACTGAGTAAAGTAACAAATTTTATTGAGGAGCAACATCCTCAAATTATGATTATGACATTGGCCTCGTTTAACTCCGAAGACAAAATCCTGAATCAGGCAAAACGTGAAGATTTATTTGCTAATGTCCCGTTTATCGAAGCGATCGGAAGAACAAACCCGATAATTGTGATGGACGAACCACAGGAAGGAATGGATACGGTTAATTCTGTTAAACAAATTGCTAAACTCAATCCGCTTTTCAAATTAAGATATTCTGCTACGCATAAAATTGTTAAAAACCTTATTTACCGTCTTACTCCTTACGATAGTTACAAACAAGGTTTGGTAAAAAAGATTGAGGTATTGACTGTCACTGAAAAGAACGATGAAGCTACATTGAAATTAGAATTGACTGAAATTCAAAACGGTAAAAATCCAATCAGGGCAAAAATTAAAGCGTGGCATCAATCTGCTAATGGTAAGATAGAATTCAAGGAAACCAAGTGGTTGAAAGATGGTGATAACCTAGGAGCTATAACCAACAATCCAAGTTATCTCAAATATCGCATTGAACGAATCAATAAGAGTTTAAGAACACAAAAATGGTCAGTAACTTTTACCAATGGAACACAAATTTTTGAGAAGCAAACTTCAGGAAATATAGAGAGTATTTGGGCTTTACAATTGGAATGGCTGATTATCCGTCATTTTACCAAAAAGCAAAAATTACAGGTGCAGGATATTAAATGCCTTTCATTAATCTTTATAGATAAGGTAGCTAACTACGTAAGTGATGAACCTATTATTAAAAATTTGTTCATAGAAAAGTATAAAACATTATATCCCGAATTTCACGATGGAAAAATTCCATCAAATGAACATATTGAAGGAATTCAGGGATTTTACTTTGCTAAAACAGGGAAAGGAGAATTTACCGACAATGAAACTTCAATGCGTAAAAATTCAGATGTTTTTGACGCTATTTTAAAAGACAAAGAAGAGCTATTGTCTTATGGAGATTCCGTAGCGAATAAAATTGAGTTTATTTTTTCCCATTCCGCCTTGGGTGTGGGTTGGGATAATCCTAATATATTCAACATCGCAACGCTAAATAATTCATATTCCGAAATCAAAAAGCGTCAGGAAATTGGTCGTGGTTTGCGTATTGCGGTTAATCAAAACGGACAGCGTGTTTATGATGCCTTGGATGTAGCAGAAGAAAAACGTGTTAATCAATTAACTGTCATTCCGAACGAAACATACGAAACCTTTGTGACCCAATATCAAGAAGAAATTAAAGAAGTTTATGGCACAGCACAAGCAGGAGCAGGAATGAGCCATACGCATAAAGGCAAACCACAAAATGAGGTTCGCTTTAAACGTAATCAAAATGAAACTATTAATCAGGCTTTCAAGCGTTTTTGGAAAGCTTTGGCTAGGAAAACAAACTTTTCGGTTGCTTTTAACGAACAGGCTTTGATTGCACGGAGTATAGAAGCATTAAACGCCATTTCAATAGCCGATTATCAGGCAGAAGTATCAAGCAGAACTATCGGGAATATTAGCGAAAGTGGTATTCAGGATGAATTTGCAGGAAAAGAAACCTATAAACTAAAAGCTTTCTATACGCCTTTGGATTTAGTGGAAGAGCTAAGTGAAAACACTGGTCTATCCTATAATTCTCTTTTTGAAATTGTCAAACAATTAACCAATCACGAAGACTTTGCTAAGAATCCACCACAATACATTCATCAATCAGCAAACTTAATAAAGAATATCGAATTGGAAGAGATGCTACGTGGTTTGGATTATCATCTTACTAATGAAACATTTCCTTTTGAATTTGATGATTTTGTCAAGAATATTAATGATTCTGGTTACGTGGACACACCTCAAAAAGGAGTTTTCGACAAAATGTTAATTGATAGTGATGTAGAAAGAAAGTTTGCTGTAGGTGCAGACCGTGATGACGAACTGATTTGTTTCTTAAAACTCCCTAGCTATTATAAAATTCCGACACCAATTGGAGAATATGAACCGGATTTTGGTATTGTGATGAAACGAAAACAATTGAAAGATGGCAAGGAAAGTGAGTTTTATTTTGTCATTGAAACTAAAGGAACAAATGACATCAATGATAAAAAAGCATTGAAAGAAAGCGAAGTGTATAAAATTCTTTGTGCGGTTAAACATTTCAATGCATTGGGAGTGGACGTAAAATACAAAGCACCAGTAAAAGACTATATGTTTTTTAAAGACGAATCTGTAAAAGATATTAACGCAATAACAGAAAAATAA
- a CDS encoding GIY-YIG nuclease family protein, with translation MENEISIYFDNPMPFEPNNIRPLNGIAGLYFIFSQSLDIQYPFKKSKLLYIGMSERKTNSIGSRLSGHFDGKSKNVGLTNYRKVEPLLFTYINFEMLRNIWQFRIEDLESYFILDFVKNFGVYPICNNKTGFEILNNTLTTSFKVDWEYFN, from the coding sequence ATGGAGAATGAAATATCTATATATTTTGACAACCCTATGCCATTTGAACCAAACAATATAAGACCACTAAATGGTATTGCTGGCTTGTATTTTATATTTAGTCAGTCTTTAGATATTCAGTATCCTTTTAAGAAGTCAAAACTTCTCTATATTGGAATGAGCGAGCGAAAAACAAATAGTATAGGTAGTAGACTATCTGGACATTTTGACGGTAAGTCTAAAAACGTTGGCTTAACGAACTATCGAAAAGTTGAGCCATTGTTATTTACCTATATTAATTTTGAAATGTTAAGGAATATCTGGCAATTTAGAATAGAGGATTTAGAGAGTTATTTCATCTTGGATTTTGTGAAGAATTTTGGAGTTTACCCGATATGCAATAACAAAACAGGATTTGAAATTTTAAATAACACATTGACAACCAGTTTTAAAGTTGATTGGGAATATTTTAACTAA
- the mobA gene encoding conjugal transfer protein MobA, with the protein MEEKDRKQIRKTGRKPKNDPAVNRYSINLNAEDNSKFLALFDQSGMKVIAHFITACIFQKTIKTVKIDMDAIEYHEKLTRFFSQFRAIGTNYNQIVKILYRNFSEKKAGTYLFKLEKETIELVKVTKEVIRLTQEFEEKYLKKE; encoded by the coding sequence ATGGAAGAGAAAGACAGAAAACAGATTAGGAAAACAGGAAGAAAACCAAAGAACGACCCTGCGGTCAATCGGTATTCAATTAACCTGAATGCAGAAGACAATTCCAAGTTCCTTGCTCTCTTTGACCAATCGGGAATGAAAGTGATTGCTCATTTTATTACAGCTTGCATCTTTCAAAAGACGATAAAGACCGTTAAAATTGATATGGATGCAATAGAATATCACGAAAAGTTGACCCGATTTTTTAGTCAGTTCCGAGCAATCGGAACAAATTATAATCAGATAGTGAAGATATTGTACCGCAATTTTTCGGAGAAAAAAGCAGGAACATACCTGTTTAAATTGGAAAAGGAAACCATAGAATTGGTAAAGGTCACTAAGGAAGTCATCCGTTTGACACAGGAATTTGAAGAGAAGTATCTGAAAAAAGAGTAA
- a CDS encoding site-specific DNA-methyltransferase, translating to MSNQEYINNPLENVQSHDWNKERLEQLKRLMPDLFTNDGTLNINELKKVIDSNSINETERYEFRWFGKSNAKREAFTPTDATLIYDEARSVNPTESENLIIEGENLAVLKLLSQSYREQIKCIYIDPPYNTGNDFVYSDKFNQDRKEYWEDAEITEDGYKIDSNIETDGRFHSNWLNMMYSRLLIARQLLREDGVVFISLDDNEIHHLRKLCDEVFGEENFYSSIIVRSNSRGQTYNQIAKTHEYILVYTKSIDGDLLELEKSNDKSDLNLVDNIGNFNIRELRNRNPKFGKHNRPNLFYPIYINTSLIDKDGFYPVSLEKSNEFNVKVEPFNSKGIESCWRWGTSKLINNLEEDTLISNIVGKAKTDGSFGIYEKYRKTTYKPKSIWDDNACLTETGTVEVKNLGFEGEFDFPKPVELVKRCIELTVEKNDTVLDFFAGSGTTGQAVFQLNKDSEKDIKFILVQLPEKCNEQSIALKNGFKKISDITIERNKRVIEKIIEENKNEQPDLFNKKEDEENQLNGLGFKVFKLTKSNFPRVEYAPDPEKSDEENVETLKKYIADKESQLITAFNRDELITEILIKNGFKLNYKTILQEQFKKNEIFLASDGEKETLICLDGSLADETVEYFKTHTDQKLIVLERALDTTKKWNLKHYMGEKFKAF from the coding sequence ATGAGCAATCAAGAATATATAAATAATCCATTGGAAAATGTACAATCTCACGATTGGAATAAAGAACGTTTAGAACAACTTAAAAGGTTGATGCCTGACCTGTTTACCAATGATGGCACACTCAATATCAATGAACTAAAAAAAGTAATTGACTCTAATAGTATAAACGAGACGGAACGCTATGAATTTCGTTGGTTTGGCAAGAGCAACGCCAAACGTGAAGCATTCACACCTACCGATGCTACATTGATTTATGACGAAGCCAGAAGTGTAAACCCAACCGAAAGCGAAAATCTGATTATTGAAGGCGAAAATTTAGCCGTTTTGAAACTATTGAGTCAAAGTTATCGGGAACAGATTAAATGTATCTATATAGATCCGCCATATAACACTGGGAACGATTTTGTATATTCTGATAAGTTTAACCAAGACAGAAAAGAATATTGGGAAGATGCAGAAATAACAGAGGATGGCTATAAAATTGATTCTAATATAGAAACGGACGGACGTTTTCACAGCAACTGGCTGAATATGATGTATAGTCGTTTGCTTATTGCAAGACAATTGTTGCGTGAAGATGGAGTGGTATTTATATCATTGGATGATAATGAAATTCATCATTTGAGAAAATTATGTGATGAAGTCTTTGGAGAAGAAAATTTCTATTCATCAATAATTGTTCGTTCAAATAGCCGTGGGCAAACGTATAATCAAATTGCAAAAACTCACGAATATATTCTTGTTTATACAAAATCAATCGATGGTGATTTATTAGAATTGGAGAAAAGCAATGATAAATCTGACCTAAATTTAGTAGATAATATAGGGAATTTTAATATCAGAGAATTGAGAAATCGTAATCCTAAATTCGGGAAACATAACAGGCCGAATTTATTTTATCCTATATACATCAACACTAGTTTGATTGACAAAGATGGTTTTTATCCAGTTTCGCTTGAAAAGTCAAATGAATTTAACGTTAAAGTTGAGCCTTTCAATTCAAAAGGTATTGAATCTTGTTGGCGTTGGGGAACATCAAAACTTATTAATAACCTAGAAGAAGATACATTAATAAGTAATATTGTTGGTAAAGCAAAAACAGATGGTAGTTTTGGTATTTATGAAAAATACAGAAAAACAACATATAAACCCAAGTCAATTTGGGATGATAACGCTTGCTTAACTGAAACAGGAACAGTTGAGGTTAAAAACTTAGGTTTTGAAGGAGAATTTGATTTCCCAAAACCTGTTGAATTAGTTAAAAGATGTATTGAGTTAACTGTAGAAAAAAACGACACTGTATTGGATTTTTTTGCAGGTTCTGGAACAACGGGACAAGCTGTATTTCAGTTAAATAAAGATTCTGAAAAAGACATCAAATTTATTCTTGTTCAATTACCAGAGAAGTGCAATGAACAGAGTATTGCATTAAAAAATGGCTTCAAAAAAATAAGTGATATTACGATAGAACGAAATAAACGAGTTATTGAAAAAATCATTGAAGAAAATAAAAATGAACAACCTGATTTATTCAACAAAAAAGAAGATGAAGAAAATCAGCTGAATGGACTTGGCTTCAAAGTTTTCAAACTGACTAAATCCAACTTCCCACGAGTAGAATATGCTCCCGACCCTGAAAAATCAGATGAGGAAAATGTGGAAACATTAAAAAAATACATTGCCGATAAAGAATCACAATTAATAACCGCTTTCAACCGCGATGAGCTGATTACCGAAATACTGATTAAAAACGGCTTTAAGCTGAATTATAAAACTATTCTACAAGAGCAATTCAAGAAGAATGAAATTTTCTTAGCATCAGATGGAGAAAAAGAAACATTGATTTGTCTGGACGGCTCGTTGGCAGACGAAACAGTAGAATATTTCAAAACCCATACAGACCAAAAGCTTATTGTCTTGGAACGTGCGTTAGACACAACCAAGAAATGGAATCTGAAGCACTATATGGGAGAAAAATTTAAGGCGTTTTAA
- a CDS encoding Crp/Fnr family transcriptional regulator — translation MNPLITQFKTYGNISSEIESDFNIRVKLFQKRKGDFFLKQGQINSSLFVIEQGLIRAFFKKEDKEVNTRFGMENELIGSILPLYFNQPSFEYIQFLEDSIIYSISSDDLNDMYKTYPELNLIGRKIAEKLCEILEERIIALHTESAEQRYKALIHKSPEIVQRINLGHIASYLGITQETLSRIRSRF, via the coding sequence ATGAATCCTTTAATTACTCAATTTAAAACATACGGGAATATATCATCTGAAATAGAATCCGATTTCAATATTCGTGTTAAACTCTTTCAAAAAAGAAAAGGGGATTTCTTCTTAAAGCAAGGACAAATCAATTCAAGTCTTTTTGTTATTGAACAAGGATTGATTAGGGCATTTTTTAAAAAAGAAGATAAAGAAGTGAATACTCGGTTTGGGATGGAAAATGAGTTGATAGGTTCTATTTTACCTTTATATTTTAATCAACCGTCCTTTGAATATATCCAGTTTTTGGAAGACAGCATTATCTATTCTATCTCCAGTGATGACTTGAACGATATGTACAAAACATACCCCGAATTAAATTTGATTGGGCGAAAAATTGCAGAAAAACTTTGTGAAATTTTAGAAGAACGGATAATTGCACTACATACCGAAAGCGCAGAACAAAGATATAAGGCATTAATTCACAAAAGCCCAGAAATAGTGCAAAGAATTAATTTAGGACATATTGCATCTTATCTTGGAATTACTCAAGAAACTTTAAGCAGAATAAGAAGTCGATTTTGA
- a CDS encoding site-specific integrase — protein sequence METTKKSTFKVLFYLKKNAPKKNGKVTVMCRITVNGKQSAFSTKLDISATNWDLKYGRVLGKSREAQDTNKKLDKIRSGIEECYSKILKNEGAVNSAKLKNAVLGMESGELTFFKFYEQFLLDYEKKVNSGLRVNGTRSKYKILLKHLRNFALTKYGYSDVSFNDLTPDFVQDFDYYLRDDQSLTHNTIWLYMIGFTTLCRLAMSRKHLAFNPFSEYKNTKKDKDRGYLLRNELEQLVTFNCEKKKDELVKDLFVFSCFTGLSYSDIKGLKNSNIQEFFDGNQWIIVRRRKTATSSNVMLLDIPKMIIEKYAGLSKDGRVFPVPSNSSCNDRLKGISQQIDCLKEKKVTFHLARHTFATLFLSEGVPLESLSKMLGHKNIATTQIYAKILNEKVGKDMQKVSHKFKGMEQSFISQL from the coding sequence ATGGAAACGACAAAAAAATCAACGTTTAAGGTATTGTTCTATCTTAAAAAGAACGCTCCAAAGAAAAACGGAAAAGTTACGGTTATGTGCAGAATTACCGTAAACGGCAAACAGTCTGCATTCAGTACAAAGCTGGATATTTCCGCAACAAATTGGGATTTGAAGTACGGCAGGGTTTTAGGTAAAAGCCGAGAAGCACAAGACACAAACAAGAAACTTGACAAAATTCGTTCGGGTATTGAGGAATGCTATTCCAAAATTCTAAAGAATGAGGGGGCTGTAAACAGTGCTAAACTTAAAAATGCCGTTCTTGGGATGGAAAGCGGAGAACTGACCTTTTTCAAATTCTATGAACAGTTCCTATTGGACTATGAGAAAAAGGTTAATAGTGGACTTCGGGTAAATGGCACACGCAGTAAATACAAAATACTTTTGAAACATCTTCGAAATTTTGCACTTACAAAATACGGCTATTCCGATGTGTCCTTTAACGACCTTACACCTGATTTTGTGCAGGACTTTGATTACTACCTGCGTGACGACCAAAGTTTAACACACAACACCATTTGGCTGTATATGATTGGATTTACTACGCTTTGCCGATTGGCAATGAGCAGAAAGCATCTTGCTTTTAATCCGTTCAGCGAGTACAAGAATACCAAAAAGGATAAAGACCGTGGCTATCTGCTACGGAACGAATTGGAACAGCTTGTAACGTTCAACTGCGAAAAAAAGAAAGACGAATTGGTTAAAGACCTGTTTGTTTTCAGTTGCTTTACAGGGCTTTCGTATTCGGATATAAAAGGACTTAAAAACAGCAATATTCAGGAGTTTTTTGACGGCAATCAATGGATTATCGTCCGCAGGAGAAAGACAGCCACATCGTCTAATGTAATGCTATTGGATATTCCCAAAATGATTATCGAAAAGTATGCAGGGCTGTCAAAGGACGGCAGGGTTTTTCCTGTTCCGTCTAACAGTTCCTGTAACGATAGATTAAAAGGAATATCCCAACAGATTGACTGTCTGAAAGAAAAGAAAGTAACTTTTCATTTGGCACGCCATACGTTTGCCACGTTGTTTTTGAGCGAGGGCGTTCCGTTGGAAAGTTTGAGCAAAATGTTAGGACATAAGAATATTGCTACCACACAGATTTATGCCAAGATACTTAACGAGAAAGTCGGAAAGGATATGCAAAAAGTATCGCACAAATTTAAGGGTATGGAGCAGTCTTTTATTTCACAGCTCTGA
- a CDS encoding helix-turn-helix domain-containing protein translates to MKKNTTTGEILREARECKGLLLRHVCAELDVDTAILSKIERNERKATKEQIIKLAEILDLNRDDLLIQYLSDKILNEIKNEDLGTKALKVAEQKIKYNNKTNNND, encoded by the coding sequence ATGAAAAAAAACACAACGACAGGTGAAATACTCCGAGAAGCAAGGGAGTGTAAAGGATTACTTTTACGACACGTATGTGCAGAATTGGACGTGGATACCGCCATACTTAGCAAAATAGAACGAAACGAACGAAAAGCGACAAAAGAACAAATCATAAAACTTGCCGAAATTCTCGATTTAAATAGAGATGACCTTTTAATTCAGTATTTGAGTGACAAAATTCTAAATGAAATTAAGAATGAGGATTTGGGAACAAAAGCTTTAAAAGTAGCGGAACAAAAAATTAAATACAACAATAAAACCAATAACAACGATTAA
- the mobB gene encoding conjugal transfer protein MobB, whose protein sequence is MIAKIGKGSNMYGAILYNQQKVDKENGAVLLLNKIPDTVDGRYSVAYFNKCFEPYLSVNIKTEKTVRHISLNPDPSDKVSDEQFTEMAQEYMERMGYGNQPYIVFKHTDIDRTHIHIVSTCVGIEGKKIPDDYDHPRSMAICRDLEMKYNLQKATEQEQKQVNKVFKPVNHKNGDIKSQIASVVRHLPKYYNFSTMGSYNALLSLFNITAEEVKGERNGQTVNGLVYVALDEKGNKVSNPFKASLFGKDAGVAHLQKHFEQSKEKMKANPARSVLKNTVELAIHTTSNETDFKKQLTEQGINTVVRRNSEGRIYGMTFIDHGSRSVWNASALDRNLSANIFNDWWNNGNKPKFKIQDNPVSKTNEIDNLPTKDLFEFLSQEHSPNTDLGLFSLLSDAQGEDYEEEQFANQMKKKQYSRKRRH, encoded by the coding sequence ATGATTGCAAAAATTGGAAAAGGAAGCAATATGTACGGAGCGATTTTGTACAATCAGCAAAAAGTGGACAAGGAAAACGGAGCGGTTCTGCTCTTGAACAAGATACCCGACACCGTGGACGGCAGGTATTCTGTAGCATATTTCAATAAATGCTTTGAACCTTACCTTTCGGTAAACATCAAAACGGAAAAGACGGTACGGCATATATCGCTGAATCCAGATCCTTCAGATAAAGTCAGCGATGAGCAGTTTACCGAAATGGCTCAGGAGTATATGGAACGTATGGGGTATGGCAATCAACCTTACATCGTTTTTAAGCATACGGATATTGACCGAACGCATATACACATCGTTTCGACTTGTGTGGGCATTGAAGGAAAGAAAATCCCCGATGATTACGACCATCCACGCTCAATGGCTATTTGTCGGGATTTGGAAATGAAATACAACCTGCAAAAAGCCACGGAACAAGAGCAGAAACAAGTAAATAAAGTTTTCAAGCCTGTAAATCATAAAAATGGAGACATCAAAAGTCAGATTGCTTCGGTAGTACGGCATCTACCAAAGTATTATAACTTTTCTACTATGGGTAGTTACAATGCTTTACTATCACTTTTCAACATCACAGCGGAAGAAGTCAAAGGCGAGCGCAACGGTCAGACCGTAAACGGTTTGGTTTATGTGGCATTGGACGAGAAGGGAAACAAGGTAAGCAATCCGTTCAAAGCATCACTTTTCGGGAAAGATGCAGGCGTTGCACATCTGCAAAAACACTTTGAGCAGTCCAAAGAGAAAATGAAAGCCAACCCTGCAAGGTCTGTTCTAAAAAATACGGTGGAGCTTGCCATACATACCACAAGCAACGAAACAGATTTTAAAAAGCAGTTGACCGAGCAGGGTATTAATACAGTTGTAAGACGTAATAGTGAAGGACGAATTTACGGTATGACCTTTATTGACCACGGAAGCCGTAGCGTTTGGAATGCTTCGGCTTTAGACAGAAACCTATCGGCAAATATATTTAACGATTGGTGGAACAATGGAAATAAACCCAAATTTAAGATACAAGATAACCCTGTTTCTAAGACAAATGAAATAGACAACCTACCGACAAAAGACCTTTTTGAGTTTCTCTCACAGGAACATTCGCCTAATACCGATTTGGGATTGTTTAGCCTGTTATCCGATGCACAAGGCGAGGATTACGAAGAAGAACAGTTTGCTAATCAAATGAAAAAGAAGCAATATTCTCGGAAAAGAAGACATTAG
- a CDS encoding DMT family transporter yields MKYLFLALSIILEVIGSSFMKASNGFTKIIPTSITIIAYIACFFFLSQALKHIPLGIAYAIWGGLGIVLTAIISVVVFKQSLDLPAIIGIILIVSGVFVMNFFSKTATH; encoded by the coding sequence ATGAAATATCTATTTTTAGCACTTTCGATTATTCTTGAAGTTATCGGTTCAAGTTTTATGAAAGCATCCAACGGATTTACTAAAATCATTCCAACAAGCATTACAATTATTGCGTATATCGCCTGTTTTTTCTTTTTATCACAAGCATTAAAACATATTCCCTTAGGAATTGCTTATGCTATTTGGGGTGGTTTAGGGATAGTATTAACTGCAATTATCTCTGTTGTGGTATTTAAGCAATCTTTAGACTTACCTGCTATTATTGGAATTATATTGATAGTATCAGGCGTATTTGTAATGAACTTCTTTTCAAAAACAGCAACCCATTAA
- a CDS encoding helix-turn-helix domain-containing protein, protein MKQIGNSNEDMLALLEAVVGIKNELLYIREYFHPLLKGEIYLSGEQVCEMLHISKRTLQQYRDDGLIPFIKLERKILFRESDIIKVLEDNYQR, encoded by the coding sequence ATGAAACAGATTGGAAATTCAAACGAAGATATGCTTGCCTTGCTCGAAGCTGTGGTAGGCATCAAAAACGAACTGCTGTATATCAGGGAATATTTCCACCCACTCTTAAAAGGGGAAATCTACCTTTCGGGCGAACAGGTTTGCGAGATGTTGCATATCAGCAAACGGACGTTGCAACAGTACAGAGATGACGGACTGATACCTTTTATCAAGCTCGAACGGAAAATTTTGTTTCGTGAAAGCGATATTATTAAGGTGTTGGAAGATAACTATCAGCGTTAG
- a CDS encoding DUF3408 domain-containing protein, with product MIHEENKNQQPEKEDFSIENFITDENKQSFTEQQAVTHREDFVKPKVDEEAIMRVMAGEEPSETETENTKTPESNARRMTYKPKKLTKEDYCGRFFKIPTTTASRGKSVYVRQEHHETFNRLTNIMGIDKLTIYAYLDNIIEYHFQEFGELISEIYNEKHKPLF from the coding sequence ATGATACACGAAGAAAACAAAAATCAGCAACCCGAAAAAGAGGATTTCTCTATTGAAAATTTCATAACTGATGAAAATAAACAATCTTTCACGGAACAACAGGCAGTAACACATCGGGAAGATTTTGTCAAACCCAAAGTAGATGAGGAAGCTATTATGCGTGTAATGGCAGGCGAAGAACCTTCGGAAACTGAAACGGAAAACACAAAAACACCTGAGAGTAATGCAAGAAGGATGACTTACAAGCCAAAGAAGCTGACCAAAGAGGACTACTGCGGACGGTTCTTCAAAATTCCTACGACAACGGCAAGCAGGGGGAAATCAGTATATGTACGGCAGGAACACCACGAGACATTTAACAGACTTACAAACATTATGGGCATCGACAAACTGACGATTTATGCGTATCTGGACAACATTATCGAATACCACTTTCAGGAGTTCGGGGAATTGATTAGCGAAATCTATAACGAGAAACACAAACCGTTGTTTTGA
- a CDS encoding helix-turn-helix domain-containing protein — MEITVLDIQILKALHREVKEVSNLIAEMTTPYKALQQATKWLDQQEACQLLNISKRTLQTYRAKGILGATQINRKTYFRLSEVELLMQGERPLKKQKK; from the coding sequence ATGGAAATAACAGTTTTAGACATTCAGATATTGAAAGCATTGCATAGGGAAGTTAAGGAAGTTTCCAATTTGATAGCGGAAATGACTACACCCTACAAAGCACTGCAACAGGCAACGAAATGGCTCGACCAACAGGAAGCCTGCCAATTGCTCAACATCAGCAAAAGAACGTTGCAGACGTATAGGGCAAAAGGCATTCTTGGAGCAACGCAAATTAATCGGAAAACGTATTTCAGATTATCCGAAGTGGAGTTACTTATGCAGGGAGAGCGGCCATTAAAAAAGCAAAAGAAATGA